TGAGGTAGTCAATCCCTTCTACATCGGCTGCCGGTTCGCAGTCTCCACCGGCAATGTTCACCACAATATCAAGCCTCCCGTAGCGTTCTCCTGTCTGGCGGTAGAGCGCCAGAATTTCTTCCTCCTGCGTTACATCCGCTATCACCGACATGCCGCTTCCACCTTTGCGTTCAAGCTGTTCAAGGGTTTCTGCGCATCCGGTCGCATTGATGTCGCTGACAATCACAACTGCGCCTTCCCCTGCAAAACAGAGTGCCACTGCCCTGCCAATTCCTCCTGCGGCTCCCGTGACGAGCGCAATTTTCTCAAAAAGTCGCATAATCTTTGCCGTTTATCGGTTACCGGATAACTCCCCTTCTTTTCAATTCCCAGAAACATTTCGCCGTGGCCTGAATATCACTGGCTGCATTATGTGCTTCGTTAAATACGGTACCGAAAAGTTGGAAGTAGAGTTCAGAGAGTTTGGGCCATTTGTTGCCATACGGCCCTTTGATGGCACAAAAATCGGTCGTACTCTCCATCGTACATATTTTTCTTTTTGAGGGGAGGCTGTTTGGCATCCCGGCCCTTATCAATTCACTGCCCACAATCTTCTCATCAAAACTGATATTGTGGGCCACAAGCACCTCGGCATCGGCGACAAGTTCATAGAAAGATTGCAGCACCTGCCCGAGCGGTTTTCCTTCAAGCAGGGCTCTCTGTGTTGATATACCATGAATCTGTACGGCGCTTGATGGAATGACAAAGCCTTCCGGTTTAATGATTGCGTCACCGGAAAAGAGCTGATTGCCTTCAGCATCGAAGGATAAATAAGCCAACTGCACCAGCCTTGGCCAGTTGTCGACGTCGGTCACCGGTGCACGCCAGTTACGCGGCAGACCTGTTGTTTCGGTATCGAAAAAGAGATACATGGAGTTGATGCTGTCTGAAGTTCAAAAGGGACAATCGTCATTGGAGATAACGCTCTCTCCTTCCCGCTCGTAAGCCGGGGGTGCATAAGAGGGCGCATCCTGAGCATAGGAGGCTCCCCCGTCATTGACACCCTCAACCTTCCATCCTTTGACATCGGTATACCACTTCCCGTTGAACTCACGACTCTCGATATCGAAGGAAATCGTGAGCCTGGATCCCACCTTGAGGAGGTTTCTGTCGTACTTCTCCCCCCAAAGGGAGATGCAGATTTTCTTCGGATACTGCCCGTCAGTTTCGACAATAATATCCTGTTTTTTCCAGGTTCCATTTTTTCCTGTACCGCTCTGTTCAGGAAGAATTGCCGCCAGCTTTGCTGTGAGTTGCATAAATGTTCGTATTGATAAAAATCGTTAGTGTAAATACCTTGCTCTCTCTTTTTCCTCCGTCGTTCAGGATGCATTCCGCATATTTTTTCGCTCGGAGGCTGAAGAGGCAAAAAGTTTGAAACCCATGAGACTGGTCATCGACTGTACAGCACAATTGATTTTTCCGATAAACAGATCGAGATCCGTAACGCCGTGGCTTTCGTCGGCTGCAGCCTGCTCCATGAAC
The DNA window shown above is from Pelodictyon phaeoclathratiforme BU-1 and carries:
- a CDS encoding 3'-5' exonuclease, which encodes MYLFFDTETTGLPRNWRAPVTDVDNWPRLVQLAYLSFDAEGNQLFSGDAIIKPEGFVIPSSAVQIHGISTQRALLEGKPLGQVLQSFYELVADAEVLVAHNISFDEKIVGSELIRAGMPNSLPSKRKICTMESTTDFCAIKGPYGNKWPKLSELYFQLFGTVFNEAHNAASDIQATAKCFWELKRRGVIR
- a CDS encoding DUF3127 domain-containing protein, yielding MQLTAKLAAILPEQSGTGKNGTWKKQDIIVETDGQYPKKICISLWGEKYDRNLLKVGSRLTISFDIESREFNGKWYTDVKGWKVEGVNDGGASYAQDAPSYAPPAYEREGESVISNDDCPF